A DNA window from Corvus hawaiiensis isolate bCorHaw1 chromosome 11, bCorHaw1.pri.cur, whole genome shotgun sequence contains the following coding sequences:
- the LOC125331497 gene encoding uncharacterized protein LOC125331497 isoform X1 has protein sequence MNEEPYILGPIKPVKATWQEDPRFQDSSSEGDDEPETSEIEKDQEMQVPFVFVVSLVAVVGCCGHIKSSTQETGNGHCTPLSGESHPGKPFVLHRVKTPSSPFGVKLNMKREKWSTRN, from the coding sequence AGCCTTACATACTTGGACCAATAAAACCGGTAAAAGCCACATGGCAAGAGGATCCACGTTTCCAAGACAGCAGTTCCGAGGGTGATGATGAGCCCGAGacatcagaaattgaaaaggACCAAGAAATGCAAGTTCCATTTGTATTTGTTGTCTCCTTGGTTGCAGTAGTTGGATGCTGTGGGCATATTAAGAGCAGCACTCAGGAAACGGGAAACGGACATTGCACACCTCTGAGCGGTGAAAGTCACCCTGGAAAACCTTTTGTGCTGCACAGAGTCAAAACTCCCAGCAGCCCATTTGGTGTGAAGTTGAATatgaaaagagagaagtggAGCACAAGAAATTAA